The following are from one region of the Trichoplusia ni isolate ovarian cell line Hi5 chromosome 1, tn1, whole genome shotgun sequence genome:
- the LOC113493356 gene encoding phosphatidylinositol 4-kinase alpha isoform X9 — MDENEFFRQTVQHLARCLSSINPTPWEKVNTLFMLCPQASSSLVITPRSQEASIALGLYFLQSNLQHQDKLLPYFLKVLKCLSTAKFEEPLCRIKNGDRIPMSEKFSFCLNTLLSDVATKQPSLREEIITAQIELMSSLTKIIMTCHENKDYASIITKLQLCKSTIPVLVGLARSMGRYATVDPPLLCRLFPQPPSPVKTKEPEPNFEYSTLDKKRKFNQFRPIIPRSLSGNLNPNNENIFESGTDLDGTGTLKRGSLHSYNSVPYDPTTYFFHKFGSSFNQFPYMRFSESPEKRINVQFYVTYLQSILSLAKKMLTKDLLAFLDEEAEDIYASGQIQVFPYKSFSETLNLVMVTLLRELLQHQKDLPGPFTKDVQEFVKCLFLSGQTELQSRHHDASEREDRESNFATVNKFKVNVMANSACVDLLVWAIGDETGADSLCGRLTEKINSNHNHKLILAHMPLLMVCLEGLGKLATKFPTIANTSIYCLRDFLVTPSPILFKLHKLELEKTGKEHMKVTLQGKELQGLTESGVPVKSTPFEKLRDAAIENLCVALEAALTVDPYCVPALVGSVSNRLFTAETSDSESSLISTNIVIMLGHVAVALKDTPKTTDTILQFFQQRLCRAPSSLDTLIVDQLGCMALASPEGPAHDEIMRMFTVITVEAASAAYHHTDDRKQYRHVSGAVLNALANIAANVRGTTARLELLTRLLELFVQLGLGGERATDRSPAPVLKASGSAGNLGVLIPVIAVLVKRLPPIKNPKPRLHKLFKDFWLYCVVMGFTAAESGLWPQEWYAGVKEIAVKSPFLVSQTSLRSEMRELQYTSAVRNDSVSINELQELKTQISNLLDHPPEVTVVVNKLTFAPCMYLLSVYWLETLRVSNSPEPSLQPIIEYLSDSALQKDKTGMWQCVASVGDKVFQKFLDVMSDKVKDESRERELEGHAQFLLVNFNHIHKQIRRVADKWLAGLVDRFPHLLWNCRVLWSMLDILQVLSFSLELDANQETPLLKVPGTDFTLQLQDTLEGRECIVKDFADRCHGIVQEAMKWAPQSTRSHLQEYLNQVPNSTLWHHCGLALATGALLGAAGLNRMSAPLPRAALEKRPPCVTQDSAALLAVVSQRSRYAGEISGAVNAEGGGEAAVWRVGARLHAALRDACVSGSETSHRAALWRATALLVHARHHSPHAAHSHTAPTARGLLHSVAWSQVEIFTEDAVTTAVECWQWLTTSRPDLEIRLTQEIFSAWQCTVDRKMGLFSRENDEISPLAAHEGAKLEPRPPFVAPHAVWVRYLCEVAETAKYNSLEKVEMLASLLHRSLPITVGDVRDHINRHVEAVGVRFRLLSCGLSLLQGDILPRSIARNILRERVYSACLDYFCRGLQCPAKGSSALREDIISLTKFWQLMHSDKKYLKSSDIGGEFELMGPSSQQSVYTSNSPTDNRSSVNSSDIGSRQTTGWINTVPMSTTNLSSGAGSITGKRSNRSVKPATKTQDTFVKDYVRKRNLILELMAVEIEFLVTWHNPHSRPEQAVPGEDNIATWRSKPNTDRSWRDQAKLAWDISPTLAVFLPERLKNEGIVMEIRRKVQAQPTAVCHIPQALKYLVTTETLLNDAHELVHMITWARVTPVEALSYFSRQYPPHPLSAQAAVSTLTSYPSSAVLLYIPQLVQALRHDTMGYVAELIKSLAKKSQVVAHQLIWNMHTNMYTDEEMHNRDPALYDILEGLTKNIVDGLSGPAKAFYEREFDFFSQITNISGIIRPFPKGAERKRACLDALKNVKVQPGCYLPSNPDSMVLDIDYKSGTPMQSAAKAPYLARFRVRKYGIDEMESVAMAISAGEEPPTEEGKDRFTGIASEVWQAAIFKVGDDVRQDMLALQVISLFKNIFQQVGLDLYLFPYKVVATAPGCGVIECVPNAKSRDQLGRQTDIGMYEYFIKKYGDETSREFQAARRCFVTSMAAYSVIGFLLQIKDRHNGNIMLDTDGHIVHIDFGFMFESSPGGNLGFEPDIKLTDEMVMVMGGKMEAPPFRWFCELCVQAFLAVRPYQEAIISMVSLMLDTGLPCFRGQTIRLLRSRFAPNSTEQEAAAYMLSVIRNSFLNFRTRTYDMIQYYQNQIPY, encoded by the exons ATGGACGAAAACGAGTTCTTCAGACAGACTGTGCAACATCTTGCGCGATGTTTATCCAGTATAAACCCTACGCCATGGGAGAAG GTGAACACGCTATTCATGTTATGTCCGCAAGCCAGCTCATCACTGGTCATAACTCCTCGCAGTCAGGAGGCATCCATAGCTCTCGGTCTGTACTTCCTCCAAAGCAACTTGCAGCACCAGGACAAACTCCTGCCATACTTCTTAAAAGTCCTCAAATGTTTGTCTACCGCAAAGTTTGAGGAGCCACTGTGCAGAATAAAAAATGGGGACC GTATACCAATGTCCGAGAAATTCAGTTTTTGCCTCAACACTCTCCTCTCCGATGTTGCTACAAAGCAACCGTCACTCCGAGAGGAAATCATCACTGCTCAAATCGAGCTCATGTCCAGCCTTACGAAGATCATAATGACATGTCATGAGAACAAAGATTACGCAAGCATAATAACAAAGTTACAGCTCTGTAAAAGCACTATACCAGTTCTGGTAGGGTTGGCAAGGTCCATGGGCCGGTATGCGACAGTCGACCCGCCTCTCCTCTGCCGCCTCTTCCCCCAACCCCCAAGTCCAGTCAAAACTAAGGAACCAGAACCAAACTTTGAGTATTCCACTCTGGATAAGAAGAGGAAGTTCAACCAGTTTCGACCGATCATCCCCAGATCGTTGTCGGGAAATTTGAATCCGAATAACGAGAATATTTTCGAAAGTGGGACGGACCTTGATGGCACCGGTACTCTGAAGAGGGGGTCCCTCCATAGTTACAATTCTGTTCCGTACGACCCTACAACATATTTCTTCCATAAGTTTGGATCCAGTTTCAACCAGTTTCCGTACATGAGGTTCTCAGAGTCTCCTGAAAAGAGGATTAATGTGCAGTTTTATGTGACGTATCTCCAGTCTATATTGTCGCTGGCTAAAAAGATGCTGACCAAAGATTTGCTGGCGTTTTTGGACGAGGAGGCGGAGGATATTTATGCTTCGGGTCAAATTCAA GTGTTCCCATACAAATCATTTTCGGAGACATTGAACCTGGTTATGGTGACGCTTCTGAGAGAACTACTTCAGCATCAGAAGGATTTGCCAGGACCCTTCACCAAAGATGTTCAG gaaTTCGTGAAATGTCTGTTCCTAAGTGGTCAGACGGAACTCCAAAGCCGTCATCACGATGCTTCAGAGAGAGAAGACCGCGAGAGCAACTTCGCAACTGTGAACAAATTCAAAGTTAATGTAATGGCGAATTCGGCCTGCGTCGACCTACTTGTGTGGGCTATTGGTGACGAAACAG GTGCTGACTCATTGTGTGGACGTTTGACGGAGAAGATAAACTCGAATCATAATCACAAGTTGATACTGGCCCATATGCCTTTGTTGATGGTCTGTCTTGAA GGCTTAGGTAAATTAGCAACGAAGTTCCCGACTATAGCGAACACTTCTATCTACTGTCTTCGAGACTTTCTGGTGACTCCATCACCAATACTCTTCAAGCTTCACAAGTTGGAGCTCGAGAAGACTGGCAAAGAACACATGAAGGTCACAT TGCAAGGCAAAGAACTACAGGGTCTCACGGAAAGCGGTGTTCCAGTTAAATCTACGCCATTCGAGAAGCTTCGGGACGCCGCGATAGAGAACCTGTGCGTGGCGCTGGAGGCCGCGCTCACTGTCGACCCCTACTGCGTGCCCGCGCTAGTGGGCAGCGTCAGCAACAGGCTGTTCACTGCTGAGACCAGCGATAG TGAATCTTCCCTCATCAGTACAAACATAGTGATCATGTTGGGTCACGTGGCCGTAGCTCTCAAAGACACGCCGAAGACTACTGACACCATACTACAGTTCTTCCAACAAAG GCTGTGCCGGGCTCCATCATCGCTGGACACTCTCATAGTGGATCAGCTCGGTTGTATGGCGCTGGCCAGTCCTGAGGGACCTGCGCATGATGAGATCATGCGGATGTTCACGGTCATCACGGTGGAGGCTGCCAGTGCCGCGTATCATCACACTGATGATAGGAAGCAGTATAG GCACGTATCTGGCGCCGTATTGAATGCGCTCGCGAACATAGCGGCGAACGTACGCGGTACCACAGCTAGACTCGAACTGCTGACTCGTCTGTTAGAGTTGTTCGTACAACTGGGCTTGGGAGGAGAGAGGGCGACAGACCGGTCACCAGCCCCCGTGCTCAAGGCGTCCGGCAGTGCGGGCAATCTTGGTGTACTTATACCTGTTATTGCG GTTCTCGTAAAACGCCTACCGCCTATCAAGAACCCAAAGCCGCGACTCCACAAGTTGTTCAAAGACTTCTGGCTGTACTGCGTCGTCATGGGTTTCACCGCGGCTGAATCAG GCTTATGGCCGCAAGAATGGTACGCTGGTGTAAAAGAGATAGCAGTAAAATCTCCTTTCCTTGTCTCGCAAACGTCGTTACGATCAGAAATGCGCGAGCTTCAATACACGTCCGCTGTCCGCAACGACTCTGTATCAATTAACGAGTTGCAAGAGTTAAAAACTCAGATTTCGAATTTGTTGGATCACCCGCCCGAAGTGACGGTAGTCGTCAATAAGCTGACGTTCGCGCCGTGCATGTATCTGCTGAGCGTTTATTGGCTGGAGACGTTGAG AGTATCGAACTCTCCGGAGCCAAGTTTACAACCGATAATAGAGTATTTAAGCGATTCAGCGCTACAGAAGGACAAGACCGGTATGTGGCAATGTGTGGCAAG CGTCGGTGACAAAGTATTCCAGAAGTTTCTAGACGTTATGTCAGACAAGGTCAAGGACGAATCTCGCGAGAGGGAGCTGGAGGGTCACGCGCAGTTCTTGCTCGTGAACTTCAATCATATACACAAGCAGATCAGGCGGGTCGCTGACAAGTGGCTCGCAGGGCTGGTCGACAGGTTCCCGCATCTGCTGTGGAACTGTAGG GTACTATGGTCCATGTTGGATATACTCCAAGTATTAAGCTTCAGTTTAGAACTAGATGCTAATCAAGAAACGCCATTACTAAAAGTACCGGGAACCGACTTCACTTTACAATTACAAGACACATTAGAAGGCAGAGAG TGTATTGTAAAAGATTTCGCCGACCGTTGCCACGGCATAGTGCAGGAGGCAATGAAATGGGCGCCACAGTCAACACGGTCGCATTTACAAGAATATCTTAATCAG GTCCCCAACTCGACCCTGTGGCACCACTGCGGGCTGGCCCTGGCCACGGGCGCGCTGCTGGGCGCGGCGGGGCTCAACCGCATGTCGGCCCCGCtgccgcgcgccgcgctcgagAAGCGCCCGCCCTGCGTCACGCAGGACTCCGCCGCACTACTCGCTGTCGTGTCGCAGCGCAGTCGCTATGCGGGTGAA ATCTCCGGCGCGGTGAACGCGGAGggcggcggcgaggcggcgGTGTGGCGCGTGGGGGCGCGGCTGCACGCGGCGCTGCGCGACGCCTGCGTGAGCGGCAGCGAGACCTCGCACCGCGCGGCGCTGTGGCGCGCCACGGCGCTGCTGGTGCACGCGCGCCACCACtcgccgcacgccgcgcactCGCACACCGCGCCCACCGCGCGCGGCCTGCTGCACTCCGTGG CGTGGTCCCAAGTGGAGATCTTCACCGAAGACGCAGTAACCACAGCAGTGGAGTGCTGGCAGTGGTTGACGACCTCCCGCCCTGACTTGGAGATCAGGTTGACTCAGGAAATCTTCTCCGCTTGGCAATGCACTGTGGACAGAAAGATGGGGCTGTTCTCCAGGGAGAACGATGAGATTAGCCCGTTGGCTGCCCATGAAG GTGCTAAGCTAGAGCCTAGACCGCCATTCGTTGCGCCCCACGCAGTATGGGTTCGATACTTGTGCGAGGTCGCCGAGACAGCCAAGTATAACAGCCTGGAGAAGGTGGAAATGTTGGCCAGTTTGCTGCAtag GTCCCTGCCTATAACAGTAGGTGACGTACGGGACCACATTAACAGGCACGTTGAAGCTGTCGGTGTTCGATTCAG GCTGTTATCCTGCGGCCTATCCCTCCTGCAAGGCGACATCCTCCCGCGGTCTATCGCTCGCAACATCCTCCGCGAGCGAGTGTACAGCGCCTGCCTGGACTACTTCTGCCGCGGCCTGCAGTGTCCCGCTAAGGGGTCCAGTGCGTTGCGAGAGGATATCATCTCGCTCACCAAGTTCTGGCAGCTCATGCACTCCGATAAGAAGTATTTGAAGAGCAGTGATATTGGGG GTGAGTTCGAGCTGATGGGTCCGAGCAGTCAACAAAGTGTGTACACATCCAACTCGCCGACTGACAACCGTTCATCAGTCAACAGCAGCGATATAGGAAGCCGACAGACTACGGGATGGATTAATACT GTACCGATGTCAACAACCAACCTGAGCAGTGGCGCAGGCAGTATTACTGGCAAGCGATCAAACCGCAGCGTCAAACCCGCCACCAAAACACAGGACACCTTCGTTAAAGACTACGTCAGGAAAAGGAACCTCATTCTGGAACTTATG GCAGTTGAGATAGAGTTCCTGGTGACCTGGCACAACCCTCACAGCCGGCCCGAGCAGGCTGTCCCGGGGGAAGACAACATCGCCACGTGGCGCTCCAAGCCAAACACGGATCGCTCCTGGCGTGACCAGGCCAAGCTTGCCTGGGATATAAGTCCCACGCTAGCCGTGTTCCTGCCTGAGAG ATTGAAAAACGAGGGCATAGTAATGGAAATCCGTCGTAAAGTGCAAGCGCAGCCGACCGCCGTGTGTCACATACCGCAGGCACTCAAGTACCTAGTCACTACTGAGACACTGCTGAATGATGCTCATGAG CTCGTCCACATGATAACGTGGGCCCGCGTGACCCCAGTAGAGGCCCTCTCGTACTTCAGCCGGCAGTACCCGCCGCACCCGCTGTCCGCGCAGGCCGCCGTCAGCACTCTGACGTCATACCCCTCCTCCGCCGTACTGCTGTACATACCGCAGCTGGTGCAGGCCTTGAGACACGATACT ATGGGCTACGTAGCGGAACTGATAAAGTCTTTAGCGAAGAAGTCACAAGTCGTGGCTCATCAGCTGATATGGAATATGCACACAAACATGTACACAGACGAGGAAATGCATAATAGGGACC CTGCCCTCTACGACATTCTAGAAGGTCTGACTAAGAACATAGTGGACGGTCTCTCGGGCCCCGCGAAGGCATTCTACGAACGAGAGTTCGACTTTTTCAGCCAGATCACGAATATAAGCGGTATCATACGACCGTTCCCGAAGGGGGCCGAGCGGAAACGAGCGTGTTTGGATGCGCTGAAGAATGTTAAG GTGCAACCAGGTTGCTACTTACCATCAAACCCAGATTCGATGGTTCTTGATATCGACTACAAGAGCG GTACACCTATGCAGAGTGCTGCGAAGGCTCCCTACCTAGCAAGGTTCAGGGTTCGGAAGTACGGTATAGATGAGATGGAATCAGTAGCTATGGCGATCTCGGCTGGAGAGGAACCGCCCACG GAGGAAGGTAAAGACAGGTTCACGGGCATCGCGTCCGAGGTCTGGCAGGCGGCCATCTTTAAAGTGGGCGATGACGTCAGACAGGACATGTTGGCCCTACAAGTGATCTCCCTCTTCAAGAACATCTTCCAACAAGTCGGCCTGGATCTGTACTTGTTCCCGTATAAAGTTGTTGCTACTGCGCCTGGG TGCGGTGTGATAGAGTGCGTCCCTAACGCGAAGTCACGTGACCAGCTCGGCAGACAGACCGACATCGGCATGTACGAGTACTTCATCAAGAAGTACGGAGACGAGACCAGTCGAGAGTTCCAG GCTGCTCGTCGTTGCTTCGTAACTTCAATGGCCGCGTACAGTGTGATCGGGTTCCTGCTGCAGATCAAAGACAGGCATAACGGCAACATCATGTTGGACACAGATGGACACATCGTGCACATAG ATTTCGGCTTCATGTTCGAGTCGTCCCCCGGCGGTAACCTAGGCTTCGAGCCTGACATCAAGCTGACTGACGAGATGGTGATGGTGATGGGCGGCAAGATGGAGGCGCCGCCCTTCCGCTGGTTCTGCGAGCTCTGCGTGCAAGCCTTCCTAGCTGTCAG ACCTTACCAAGAAGCAATCATATCGATGGTCTCTCTAATGCTGGACACCGGTCTCCCCTGCTTCCGAGGGCAGACCATTCGTCTCTTGCGATCCCGCTTCGCCCCGAACTCCACCGAGCAAGAGGCAGCCGCCTACATGCTCTCCGTCATCAGAAACTCCTTCCTCAACTTCAGAACGCGAACTTACGATATGATACAGTATTATCAGAACCAAATACCTTATTAG